The DNA sequence CAAAATATAATCAAGAAAATATTTCAACTTAACATAGTATAAGacttcataaaatattttaagaatatttttattatattttataactattaatttttccaacaagtattattatttgtttttattttagagTATATTGCACTTTGTATTCTCAGACTTTGGCTCATTAGCAAGTTAGCAAAACAGGACAAGAGGAGTGTcctatatatatctatactatattataataagccaacatgggtataaattgtagtccaagattttagttatattttttggtttggtactctccttttggtactacatggagtttattagtattataatgttaaacagtttcaaatcctAAAGtgtcctctatatatatataagtaatacGCAGAAAGTGTCTTCTCACTTTTCTACGCGAAACCACAATGCATTAGTTACAAACAACGTCCTCCTAAGAGGACGTCCAATAGATTacttatctaattatttattaataatatataataatgaattCTGCTGAGTATttaggtaatttatttttaatgtcaactccaatagcaatctctatatttgttctcctaagattattttaataatatatttgagagagaatgtgaaaaggagggaaaaaacaaagaaaaaaggagagagatgattattttatttataaatattaaataggtaatggttaggggttacttataaatacgtaatggctaggagaattaaggttgttctagtgatttaggataacactaggatagtgttggagtacatttttttaacacactaagagcatcttcaagagcctccttgttggcttctaaatttaatataaaaaatgtagatcttagcaatttaggacaaagttaagagtgtaaactccaacaacacTCTCTACATTTCttttctatttcatattttattcatatattgggctccactataacaaaaaagatggaaagatggaggtgaattggagggaaggatttttttattgcgAAAAATAAAGTTAGGAGCAATGTGGttgctcttaactttgaggagaaaggagagagagacaagaggctcttagtgattgaagagccacttaagagacAGTctcttgaagatgctcttaatgtgagtttaggacatcatataggtaacctattggacttgttcTAACTATTTAAATTCTAGCATATGACCTAGGACAATTCAAAATGTTTTTGGTGACAATTGCCATGCTAATAATCGAGCTGGGAGGAGCATAATAGTAGTATAAAGCAACATTGACTTGCCAGTtagtgataaaaataattttatactgTAACAAAAACATCAGTAAACTCATGGTAAATGTGGGattgttcaaaaaaatttataaagagaGAACGAGGAACTAGTATTTTAGCATCACTAAAAGTCTAAAATGATGGACGgagtaatttacatttcaaaagttGAAAACCACAACTTGTGGGCCTCCTACATTACACATTCGGACTCCAAAGACTCCATATACGAGAATTTAGTAATCCCATTATGTCCGGCAACACCTTTCTTGCCACACCCTTGTGCTCCGGCAATAACTCCGGCGTCGGAGACTCAATTTCCGGCGTCATCCCTTCTGCATCCTCCTGGACCACTTTCACAAACTGCCTCTCAATCTCTTCTATATCTTCCGATATTTCCGGACTGATCTCCGGCGACTTCCCGGCGATTTTTCGGCAAACGAGCCTGTCTTTCTTCTTCGTCTTGCTGTTGGTTTTTTTGAAGTGTTCATCATTGTTCAAGTGTTCTTCGAAAGCTTCAATGGCTTGGTGGATTAGTTCACGGTTCGATGAAGAGTCCCATTTGCACCAGTAACTAGTGTAGCAGTTGAAGCAGTCGCAGTTAAACGCCGCCGTTTTGTGGTGGATGTTCTTTTTGTTTGGGGGGATAGATGGGTCGGATGATTTGAGGGAGCGTGTGACCATGAAGGCCAGGACTTCACGGTCTTGGAGAGAGAGAACGGAGACGAGGAGAAGGATGGCCGCCGGGAGGATTTTTAGGACGGGGAAAATGTCGTCCGGGGGAGATTGGGTtaaggaggaggaggaggaaggaGAGGGGTGGACTTTGCCTTTGTTTCTGACCTTCATGTTTCTCGGGggagagatgagggagagatGTGGTAAATTTAAGAGAGAGGGATATTCGACTGAAAGAGATTGTGGTTGTTGTTGGAATACGATTGGTGGGGATGTAGTTGGGGTTTTAAAAATTCCACGTCAGGGCCGAGCCAATGTGATTGGGCTTGTAAGCTTTTACAGTCCACTAGATACTACAACAAGTCCATGGGTGATGCATGCAGGCTATTCATTTATTTTTCCAACAAAAGACTCTACTGAATCTGAATGATCGACAAAACAACAAATAGCAGGCAGGAGAAGTAAGAGGTAGAGATGGGGGGAGAcacaaatgaaatgaaatgaaatggagaTGAGACAATTTTGAAATTAGCTGCTGATATCAAAAGGCTGCGTGGCGGAGGCTGCACCAACGCTGATGTATTCTCATCGAGATTATGATAAAAATGGCACAGATCTTTCATCTGTGGCTGACAACGT is a window from the Daucus carota subsp. sativus chromosome 8, DH1 v3.0, whole genome shotgun sequence genome containing:
- the LOC108199506 gene encoding uncharacterized protein LOC108199506, producing MKVRNKGKVHPSPSSSSSLTQSPPDDIFPVLKILPAAILLLVSVLSLQDREVLAFMVTRSLKSSDPSIPPNKKNIHHKTAAFNCDCFNCYTSYWCKWDSSSNRELIHQAIEAFEEHLNNDEHFKKTNSKTKKKDRLVCRKIAGKSPEISPEISEDIEEIERQFVKVVQEDAEGMTPEIESPTPELLPEHKGVARKVLPDIMGLLNSRIWSLWSPNV